In one Streptomyces venezuelae genomic region, the following are encoded:
- a CDS encoding DEDDh family exonuclease: MLEDRTTAASAVPWPAAYPTGYAVVDVETTGLARDDRIVSAAVYRVSARGDIEDHWYTLVNPQRDPGPVWIHGLTSEMLADAPLFEDVAEEFAARLDGRVLVAHNAVFDWSMIAREYARAERTAPVRQRLCTIALSKELALPLPNHKLESLAAHFGVEQRHAHNALDDARVLAEAFRPSLLAAAGGNVRLPLLECRPLTEWSDGAPRIVRQATGPTPASSYRPGSWRPSRKRPPCPYPNPGRYEPGKPLKQGMRVAFSGDTSVERELLEDRAVEAGLHIATSVSRLTSLLVTNDPDSGTSKTVKARSFGTPVIDEAAFGQLLQDVTPATES; this comes from the coding sequence ATGCTCGAAGACCGCACGACCGCAGCGTCCGCAGTGCCCTGGCCGGCCGCGTATCCAACGGGATACGCGGTCGTCGACGTGGAGACCACCGGCCTGGCCCGCGACGACCGCATAGTGTCGGCCGCCGTCTACCGCGTGAGCGCCCGGGGCGACATCGAGGACCACTGGTACACGCTGGTGAACCCCCAGCGCGACCCGGGTCCCGTCTGGATCCACGGGCTGACCAGCGAGATGCTCGCGGACGCCCCGCTCTTCGAGGACGTCGCCGAGGAGTTCGCGGCCCGCCTCGACGGCCGCGTCCTCGTCGCGCACAACGCCGTCTTCGACTGGTCGATGATCGCCAGGGAGTACGCGCGCGCGGAGCGCACCGCCCCCGTGCGCCAACGCCTGTGCACCATCGCGCTCTCCAAGGAGCTGGCGCTCCCGCTGCCCAACCACAAGCTGGAGTCCCTGGCCGCGCACTTCGGCGTCGAGCAGCGCCACGCGCACAACGCCCTGGACGACGCGCGCGTGCTCGCCGAGGCGTTCCGCCCCAGTCTGCTGGCGGCGGCCGGTGGCAACGTCCGCCTGCCGCTCCTGGAGTGCAGGCCGCTCACCGAGTGGTCGGACGGCGCGCCCCGCATCGTCCGCCAGGCGACGGGCCCGACGCCCGCCTCGTCGTACCGGCCCGGAAGTTGGCGCCCCTCGCGGAAGCGCCCGCCGTGCCCGTACCCGAACCCGGGCCGTTACGAACCGGGCAAACCGCTCAAGCAGGGCATGCGGGTCGCGTTCTCCGGGGACACCTCCGTGGAGCGTGAACTCCTGGAGGACCGCGCGGTGGAGGCCGGGCTGCACATCGCGACGAGTGTGTCGCGCCTCACGAGCCTGCTCGTCACCAACGACCCGGACTCCGGCACCTCCAAGACGGTCAAGGCCCGCTCGTTCGGCACGCCGGTCATCGACGAGGCGGCGTTCGGACAGCTCCTCCAGGACGTGACGCCCGCCACGGAGTCGTAG
- a CDS encoding amidohydrolase family protein, with product MSAPRTTEDRYTVISADCHAGADLLDYRPYLESRHHDAFDAWAATYVNPYEDLLADTADRNWNSDRRVAELEADGIVAEVVFPNTIPPFFPSASLMAPAPTREEFEQRWAGLRAHNRWLADFCAAAPGRRAGVFQILLNDVDRAVEEIHRSVEAGLTGGLMLPGTPPGSGLPELYSAAYDPIWAACADLGVPVNHHAGSASPPLGEEPAARAVFMVETTWFSHRALWHLAFGGAFRRHPELKLVLTEQGSGWVPGVLDMLDYYHGRLVAAARRTGGAGTADTAESKFGAGLADAMGKGPSEVWRDNCFVGASFMRPHEAALRDRIGLDKIMWGSDYPHDEGTYPYSREGLRIAYAGLPREEIAAMVGGNAAGVYGFDLDRLGEIAARVGPTVGELDEPLKETPADATSPVFATGGSVRVW from the coding sequence ATGAGTGCACCACGGACGACCGAGGACCGCTACACCGTCATCTCCGCGGACTGTCACGCGGGAGCCGATCTCCTCGACTACAGGCCGTACTTGGAGTCGCGCCACCACGACGCGTTCGACGCCTGGGCGGCCACCTACGTCAATCCGTACGAGGACCTCCTCGCCGACACCGCCGACCGCAACTGGAACTCCGACCGCCGGGTCGCCGAGCTCGAAGCGGACGGCATCGTCGCCGAGGTCGTCTTCCCCAACACGATTCCGCCGTTCTTCCCCTCGGCGTCCCTCATGGCGCCGGCGCCCACCCGCGAGGAGTTCGAGCAGCGCTGGGCCGGCCTGCGCGCCCACAACCGCTGGCTCGCGGACTTCTGCGCCGCCGCGCCGGGCCGCAGGGCAGGCGTCTTCCAGATCCTGCTCAACGACGTCGACCGGGCCGTCGAGGAGATCCACCGCTCCGTGGAGGCGGGCCTGACGGGCGGCCTCATGCTGCCCGGCACCCCGCCCGGCTCGGGCCTCCCGGAGCTCTACTCGGCGGCGTACGACCCGATCTGGGCGGCCTGCGCCGATCTGGGCGTGCCCGTCAACCACCACGCGGGATCGGCCTCACCGCCGCTCGGCGAGGAACCGGCCGCCCGCGCGGTGTTCATGGTCGAGACGACGTGGTTCTCCCACCGGGCGCTGTGGCACCTCGCCTTCGGCGGGGCCTTCCGCCGCCACCCGGAGCTCAAGCTGGTCCTCACGGAGCAGGGCTCGGGGTGGGTCCCCGGGGTGCTCGACATGCTGGACTACTACCACGGGCGGCTGGTCGCCGCGGCGCGGCGGACGGGCGGCGCGGGCACGGCAGACACCGCCGAGTCGAAGTTCGGCGCGGGTCTCGCCGACGCGATGGGCAAGGGCCCCTCCGAAGTGTGGCGCGACAACTGTTTCGTGGGCGCCAGCTTCATGCGCCCCCACGAGGCGGCCCTGCGCGACCGGATCGGCCTCGACAAGATCATGTGGGGCAGCGACTACCCGCACGACGAGGGGACGTACCCCTACTCGCGCGAGGGCCTGCGCATCGCCTACGCCGGCCTCCCCAGGGAGGAGATCGCCGCCATGGTCGGCGGCAACGCGGCCGGCGTCTACGGCTTCGACCTCGACCGTCTCGGGGAGATCGCCGCGCGCGTGGGACCGACGGTCGGAGAACTGGACGAACCCCTCAAGGAGACGCCCGCCGACGCGACGAGTCCGGTGTTCGCGACGGGAGGGTCGGTACGGGTCTGGTGA
- a CDS encoding TetR/AcrR family transcriptional regulator, which produces MKGKETRTQLNRAVVLDTAAHLVKRHGPQALTMRALAAELGTAVTSIYWHVGNRESLLDALVERTLADLGEIRATGRTPVQRVASVARALRHQLLDHPHLVAMVHERGLTERMFLPAQRTLVHEVHEAGLRGARAAEAVRAVQVHVVGHVLVERARARAPVQRPGEEELWTAQAAEQDGALARALAGPVDPDAVFAASVRALVAGLLGPAP; this is translated from the coding sequence GTGAAGGGTAAAGAGACGCGCACGCAACTGAACCGGGCCGTCGTGCTCGACACCGCCGCGCACCTCGTCAAGCGGCACGGCCCGCAGGCTCTGACGATGCGGGCGCTCGCCGCCGAGCTCGGCACCGCCGTCACCTCCATCTACTGGCACGTCGGCAACCGCGAGTCGCTCCTGGACGCCCTCGTCGAGCGCACCCTCGCCGACCTCGGCGAGATCCGCGCCACAGGACGCACCCCCGTCCAGCGCGTCGCCTCCGTGGCCCGCGCCCTGCGCCACCAGCTCCTCGACCACCCGCACCTCGTCGCGATGGTCCACGAACGCGGCCTGACGGAAAGGATGTTCCTGCCCGCCCAGCGCACGCTCGTCCACGAGGTCCACGAGGCGGGTCTGCGCGGCGCCCGCGCCGCCGAGGCCGTGCGCGCCGTCCAGGTCCACGTCGTCGGACACGTCCTCGTCGAGCGGGCCCGCGCACGGGCGCCCGTGCAGCGGCCGGGCGAGGAGGAGTTGTGGACGGCTCAGGCCGCGGAGCAGGACGGCGCGCTCGCCCGCGCGCTCGCGGGACCCGTCGATCCTGACGCGGTTTTCGCCGCCTCCGTCAGGGCTCTGGTGGCCGGGCTTCTCGGACCGGCGCCCTGA
- a CDS encoding glycoside hydrolase family 15 protein, whose amino-acid sequence MPIEDLALIGDHQTVALVGRDGSIGWLCLPRFDSPACFASLLGDEENGHWRMAPKDAGACTRRAYRSDSLVLDSEWDTEDGSVRVTDFMPQRDRAPDVIRIVEGLKGRVTVRSTLRLRFDYGSVVPWMRQKDGHRVAVAGPDSVWLRSEPSVHTWGHSFGTHSEFTVEEGEKVAFVLTWHPSHEPRPSLVDPYESLEHSLEDWRAWTSLCHYDGPYRDAVIRSLITLKALTYAPTGGIVAAPTTSLPEEPGGVRNWDYRFCWLRDSTLTLGALLAAGFSEEAEAWRDWLLRAVAGNPADLQIVYGLSGERRLPEYEVPWLSGYADSAPVRIGNEAVEQLQLDVYGEVVDSLALADRSGLDTPPHAWHLQLSLLEFLHKKWREPDQGLWEVRGPRRHFVYSKVMVWVAADRTVRALEENPKLRGDVDRWRKLRDEVHREVCERGYDPERNTFTQSYGSAELDASLLLIPRVGFLPPDDPRVVGTIDAVHAELGHGGLLRRYTSDQTAIDGLPGQEGVFVVCSFWLVDALHMTGRTKEARELFERLLALRNDVGLLAEEYDPSSRRQLGNFPQAFSHIGLVNTALALYGADAGD is encoded by the coding sequence GTGCCCATCGAGGACCTCGCGCTCATCGGCGACCACCAGACCGTCGCCCTCGTCGGCAGGGACGGTTCCATCGGATGGCTCTGCCTGCCCCGCTTCGACTCCCCCGCCTGCTTCGCCTCGCTGCTCGGCGACGAGGAGAACGGGCACTGGCGCATGGCACCCAAGGACGCGGGGGCCTGCACCCGCCGCGCCTACCGCTCCGACTCCCTCGTCCTCGACTCGGAGTGGGACACGGAGGACGGGTCCGTCCGCGTCACGGACTTCATGCCGCAGCGCGACCGCGCCCCCGACGTCATCCGCATCGTCGAGGGCCTCAAGGGCCGCGTCACCGTGCGCAGCACGCTCCGGCTCCGGTTCGACTACGGCTCGGTCGTGCCCTGGATGCGCCAGAAGGACGGCCACCGCGTCGCCGTGGCGGGCCCCGACTCCGTGTGGCTGCGCAGCGAGCCGTCCGTGCACACCTGGGGCCATTCCTTCGGCACGCACTCCGAGTTCACCGTCGAGGAGGGCGAGAAGGTCGCCTTCGTCCTCACCTGGCATCCCTCGCACGAGCCGCGCCCCTCGCTCGTCGACCCGTACGAGTCACTGGAGCACAGCCTGGAGGACTGGCGCGCCTGGACGTCGCTGTGCCACTACGACGGACCGTACCGGGACGCGGTGATCCGCTCCCTCATCACCCTCAAGGCCCTCACGTACGCCCCGACGGGTGGCATCGTCGCCGCGCCCACCACCTCGCTGCCCGAGGAACCCGGCGGCGTGCGCAACTGGGACTACCGCTTCTGCTGGCTGCGCGACTCCACCCTCACCCTGGGCGCGCTGCTCGCCGCGGGCTTCTCGGAGGAGGCCGAGGCGTGGCGCGACTGGCTGCTGCGCGCCGTCGCGGGCAACCCGGCGGACCTGCAGATCGTGTACGGCCTCTCCGGAGAGCGCCGATTGCCGGAGTACGAGGTTCCGTGGCTGTCCGGGTACGCGGACTCCGCCCCGGTCCGCATCGGCAACGAAGCGGTCGAACAGCTGCAGCTCGACGTGTACGGGGAAGTCGTCGACTCACTCGCCCTCGCCGACCGTTCGGGCCTGGACACGCCTCCGCACGCCTGGCACCTCCAGCTGTCCCTGCTCGAGTTCCTGCACAAGAAGTGGCGGGAGCCCGACCAGGGCCTGTGGGAGGTGCGCGGCCCCCGCAGGCACTTCGTGTACTCGAAGGTGATGGTCTGGGTCGCCGCCGACCGCACGGTGCGCGCCCTGGAGGAGAACCCGAAGCTCCGCGGCGACGTCGACCGGTGGCGCAAGCTGCGGGACGAGGTGCACCGCGAGGTCTGCGAGCGCGGCTACGACCCGGAGCGCAACACGTTCACACAGTCCTACGGCTCCGCCGAACTGGACGCGTCGCTGCTGCTCATACCGCGTGTGGGGTTCCTGCCGCCCGACGACCCGCGCGTCGTCGGCACCATCGACGCGGTCCACGCCGAGCTCGGCCACGGCGGGCTCCTGCGCCGCTACACCTCCGACCAGACGGCCATCGACGGCCTGCCGGGACAGGAGGGCGTCTTCGTCGTCTGCTCGTTCTGGCTGGTGGACGCCCTGCACATGACGGGCCGTACGAAGGAGGCGCGGGAGCTGTTCGAGCGGCTGCTCGCGCTCCGCAACGACGTGGGGCTGCTCGCGGAGGAGTACGACCCCTCGTCCCGCCGTCAGCTGGGCAACTTCCCGCAGGCATTCAGCCACATCGGCCTGGTCAATACCGCCCTCGCGCTCTACGGGGCGGACGCGGGAGACTAG
- a CDS encoding SDR family oxidoreductase: MDLGLENRVYVVTGATRGLGNATARELVADGAKVVVTGRQQKTVDEAAAELGPNAVGVVADNADPDSAAALVAAAREHFGRFDGVLISVGGPAPGFVADNTDEQWQAAFESVFLGAVRLARTAAAELGEGGVIGFVLSGSVYEPIAGLTISNGLRPGLAGFAKSLADELGPRGIRVVGVLPGRIGTDRMRQLDGLSPDPEATRAANEAGIPLRRYGTPQEFGRTAAFLLSPAASYLTGIMVPVDGGSRAGF; this comes from the coding sequence ATGGATCTTGGACTGGAAAACCGTGTCTACGTAGTCACCGGCGCCACCCGTGGCCTCGGCAACGCCACCGCCCGCGAGCTCGTCGCGGACGGCGCGAAGGTCGTGGTCACGGGCCGTCAGCAGAAGACGGTCGACGAGGCGGCCGCCGAGCTCGGCCCGAACGCGGTGGGTGTCGTCGCGGACAACGCCGACCCGGACTCCGCCGCCGCGCTCGTCGCCGCCGCCCGTGAGCACTTCGGCCGCTTCGACGGCGTGCTGATCAGCGTCGGCGGGCCCGCGCCGGGCTTCGTCGCGGACAACACCGACGAGCAGTGGCAGGCGGCGTTCGAGTCGGTGTTCCTCGGCGCGGTGCGCCTCGCGCGGACCGCGGCCGCGGAGCTCGGCGAGGGCGGCGTCATCGGCTTCGTGCTCTCCGGTTCGGTGTACGAGCCGATCGCGGGCCTCACGATCTCGAACGGGCTGCGGCCGGGGCTCGCCGGGTTCGCCAAGTCCCTCGCGGACGAGCTCGGCCCGCGCGGCATCCGGGTGGTCGGCGTGCTGCCCGGCCGGATCGGCACCGACCGCATGCGCCAGCTGGACGGCCTCTCCCCCGACCCGGAGGCCACCCGCGCCGCCAACGAGGCGGGCATCCCCCTGCGGCGCTACGGCACGCCGCAGGAGTTCGGCCGCACCGCGGCGTTCCTGCTCTCGCCCGCGGCCTCGTACCTGACCGGGATCATGGTGCCGGTGGACGGCGGATCACGCGCCGGGTTCTGA
- a CDS encoding amidohydrolase family protein — translation MSAQDPQDPYLIISSDCHAGLPTEEYRPYLDRRFHRDFDDFLGERGARREEATRLGIRNDAFAAKWFQDNEEGLRGGWDAAQRLKELDGDGVAAEVVFPDADAVDSRTAAPFGVGLGLSGDQDPELGMAGAQAHNRWLADFVSEQPERHCGVALLPITGDVDRVVAEVHRAKESGLGALMIPSMWVDKAPYHDRRYDPVWAAAAECAMPVVTHSGAAPRHEYGDHLGIYVSEVTWWPARPLWFMLWSGVFERHPGLRFGVAESGCWWLPNLLWFMDRLYLGAHGGKKLSPFEELKRPPHEYLDRQIFVCATNTKRRELAQRYEIGVDNILWGSDFPHPEGTWPATRAWLRKTFHDIPVAETRRMLGLAAAEVFGFDTAALAPLARRIGPTPADLGQDADQTSVEASWARSREVGRHWLTDHDFPVLGADA, via the coding sequence ATGAGCGCTCAGGACCCTCAGGACCCGTACCTGATCATCTCCTCCGACTGCCACGCCGGTCTCCCCACCGAGGAGTACCGGCCCTACCTCGACCGCCGCTTCCACCGCGACTTCGACGACTTCCTCGGCGAGCGGGGCGCCCGCCGCGAGGAGGCCACCCGGCTCGGCATCCGCAACGACGCGTTCGCCGCCAAGTGGTTCCAGGACAACGAAGAGGGCCTGCGCGGCGGCTGGGACGCCGCACAGCGCCTCAAGGAGCTGGACGGCGACGGGGTGGCCGCCGAAGTCGTCTTCCCCGACGCGGACGCCGTCGACAGCCGCACCGCCGCGCCCTTCGGGGTCGGCCTCGGCCTCTCCGGCGACCAGGACCCCGAGCTCGGCATGGCGGGTGCCCAGGCCCACAACCGCTGGCTGGCCGACTTCGTCTCCGAGCAACCCGAACGGCATTGCGGAGTCGCTCTGTTGCCCATCACCGGAGACGTCGACCGCGTCGTCGCCGAGGTCCACCGCGCCAAGGAGTCGGGGCTCGGCGCGCTGATGATCCCCTCCATGTGGGTCGACAAGGCGCCCTACCACGACCGGCGCTACGACCCCGTGTGGGCGGCGGCTGCCGAGTGCGCGATGCCCGTGGTCACCCACTCCGGAGCGGCGCCCCGTCACGAGTACGGCGACCACCTCGGGATCTACGTCTCCGAAGTGACCTGGTGGCCGGCCCGACCCCTGTGGTTCATGCTCTGGTCCGGCGTCTTCGAACGCCACCCGGGGCTGAGGTTCGGCGTCGCCGAGTCCGGCTGCTGGTGGCTGCCGAACCTCCTGTGGTTCATGGACCGCCTCTATCTGGGCGCCCACGGAGGCAAGAAGCTCTCCCCGTTCGAGGAGCTCAAGCGTCCGCCGCACGAGTACCTGGACCGGCAGATCTTCGTCTGCGCCACCAACACCAAGCGGCGCGAGCTCGCCCAGCGGTACGAGATCGGCGTCGACAACATCCTGTGGGGCAGCGACTTCCCGCACCCCGAGGGCACCTGGCCAGCCACGCGCGCGTGGCTGCGCAAGACCTTCCACGACATTCCCGTGGCGGAGACCCGCCGCATGCTGGGGCTCGCCGCCGCCGAGGTCTTCGGCTTCGACACGGCGGCACTCGCGCCGCTGGCCCGGCGCATCGGCCCGACACCCGCCGACCTCGGCCAGGACGCCGACCAGACGTCCGTCGAGGCCTCCTGGGCCCGCTCGCGCGAGGTGGGCCGCCACTGGCTGACCGACCACGACTTCCCGGTACTGGGGGCGGACGCATGA
- a CDS encoding acetoacetate decarboxylase family protein, translating to MARIRYGARDEAEIAAARTASSKLPDIWSTGVVAVWESDPDVVAAVLPPPLKPTGRPLVRVNISKVDLPGYPLGAGSVAVAAEHGGVEGWYPLVMPMTHERALIGGREVFGEPKKLGEVEVERDGLVVRARLARHGIAFVEVRGAVSGALPLPEPTQKTDFYFKFLPAVDGSGFDADPVLVHCVRNEKVRKLEAVTGDVVLRESMYDPVADLPVRSLVEITIGEKTTDQQGRVVERVSAQSLLPYIHQRYDDPAQILDGPPEGSA from the coding sequence ATGGCACGCATTCGCTACGGAGCACGTGACGAGGCGGAGATCGCCGCCGCACGCACAGCGAGTTCCAAGCTCCCCGACATCTGGTCCACGGGCGTCGTGGCCGTCTGGGAGAGCGACCCGGACGTGGTCGCCGCGGTCCTCCCGCCGCCGCTGAAGCCCACCGGCCGGCCGCTGGTGCGGGTGAACATCAGCAAGGTCGACCTGCCCGGCTATCCGCTGGGCGCGGGCTCGGTCGCCGTGGCCGCCGAGCACGGGGGAGTGGAGGGCTGGTATCCGCTGGTGATGCCGATGACCCACGAGCGTGCCCTGATCGGCGGGCGCGAGGTGTTCGGGGAGCCGAAGAAGCTCGGCGAGGTGGAGGTCGAGCGGGACGGCCTGGTGGTACGTGCCCGCCTCGCCCGGCACGGCATCGCCTTCGTGGAGGTGCGGGGCGCGGTCAGCGGCGCCCTGCCGCTGCCCGAGCCGACGCAGAAGACCGACTTCTACTTCAAGTTCCTGCCCGCGGTGGACGGTTCGGGCTTCGACGCGGACCCCGTGCTCGTGCACTGCGTACGGAACGAGAAGGTCCGCAAGCTGGAGGCCGTCACCGGGGACGTGGTGCTGCGCGAGTCGATGTACGACCCGGTGGCCGACCTGCCGGTGCGCTCCCTCGTCGAGATCACCATCGGCGAGAAGACCACCGACCAGCAGGGCCGCGTCGTCGAGCGCGTCAGCGCGCAGTCCCTGCTGCCCTACATCCACCAGCGCTACGACGACCCCGCGCAGATCCTCGACGGCCCGCCCGAGGGGAGCGCCTGA
- a CDS encoding SURF1 family protein, with translation MYRFLLSRQWVILTLIALVLIPVMVELGFWQLHRHENRVAQNQRISDALNADPVPAEKLTSPGHEVPKEDLYRRVSAKGTFDPRHEVVVRRRTNSDDAVGFHVLTPFVLDDGKVLLVNRGWIPADGPQTAFPKIPAPPKGEITVTGRLMADETSAASGIKDVRGLPDRQIMLISSGQQADALGKEVLGGYVELSAPEAKGGSPELIGEPDHSSIGAHMAYAVQWWLFATGVPIGWVVLVRRERRDRTAAAEATAPEATPAAV, from the coding sequence GTGTACCGCTTCCTGTTGTCCCGGCAGTGGGTGATCCTCACCCTCATCGCCCTCGTCCTCATCCCCGTGATGGTCGAGCTCGGCTTCTGGCAGCTGCACCGCCACGAGAACCGGGTCGCCCAGAACCAGCGGATCTCGGACGCGCTGAACGCCGACCCGGTACCGGCCGAGAAGCTCACCTCGCCCGGCCACGAGGTGCCCAAGGAGGACCTCTACCGCCGGGTGAGCGCCAAGGGCACGTTCGACCCTCGGCACGAGGTCGTGGTGCGGCGCCGCACCAACTCCGACGACGCGGTCGGCTTCCACGTCCTGACCCCGTTCGTCCTGGACGACGGCAAGGTCCTGCTCGTCAACCGGGGCTGGATCCCCGCCGACGGCCCGCAGACCGCCTTCCCGAAGATCCCCGCGCCGCCCAAGGGCGAGATCACCGTCACCGGCCGCCTCATGGCCGACGAGACGTCCGCGGCCAGCGGCATCAAGGACGTCCGCGGTCTTCCGGACCGTCAGATCATGCTGATCAGCAGCGGCCAGCAGGCCGACGCCCTCGGCAAGGAGGTCCTCGGCGGCTACGTCGAGCTGTCCGCCCCCGAGGCGAAGGGCGGCTCCCCCGAGCTGATCGGCGAGCCCGACCACAGCAGCATCGGCGCGCACATGGCGTACGCGGTCCAGTGGTGGCTGTTCGCCACGGGCGTCCCGATCGGCTGGGTGGTCCTGGTCCGCAGGGAGCGGCGCGACCGCACGGCGGCCGCGGAAGCCACGGCTCCGGAAGCGACGCCCGCAGCCGTCTAG
- a CDS encoding SDR family NAD(P)-dependent oxidoreductase produces the protein MELHAGQVAVVTGAASGIGLAMARRFAADGLRVVLADVEESALEKAAASLREDGATVHARVVDVGVREQVFALAEEAYDRFGAVHVLCNNAGVGSGAEGRMWEHEPNDWKWAFEVNVWGVFHGIQAFVPRMIAGGEPGHVVNTSSGDGGIAPLPTASVYAVTKAAVVTMTESLYAHLKAEHARVGASVLFPGPHMLRTGLWESHRNRPDRYAKSRPRRTPYRSLDQWETAMKEAGQEIEFTPVEEVADFVAEGIAAGRFWLLPESEHSDRQIRARSRSMLDRADPAYLENFILD, from the coding sequence ATGGAGCTGCACGCCGGGCAGGTCGCCGTCGTCACGGGCGCGGCGAGCGGCATCGGGCTCGCTATGGCGCGCAGGTTCGCGGCGGACGGCCTGCGGGTGGTGCTCGCGGACGTCGAGGAGAGCGCCCTGGAGAAGGCGGCCGCCTCCCTGCGGGAGGACGGCGCGACGGTGCACGCGCGCGTGGTCGACGTCGGAGTGCGCGAGCAGGTCTTCGCCCTCGCCGAAGAGGCGTACGACAGGTTCGGCGCCGTCCATGTGCTGTGCAACAACGCGGGGGTCGGGTCGGGCGCCGAGGGGCGCATGTGGGAGCACGAGCCGAACGACTGGAAGTGGGCCTTCGAAGTCAACGTCTGGGGCGTCTTCCACGGCATCCAGGCCTTCGTGCCCCGCATGATCGCGGGCGGCGAGCCGGGACATGTCGTCAACACCTCGTCCGGCGACGGCGGCATCGCGCCCCTGCCCACCGCCTCCGTGTACGCGGTCACCAAGGCCGCCGTCGTCACGATGACCGAGTCGCTGTACGCCCACCTGAAGGCGGAGCACGCGCGCGTGGGCGCCTCCGTGCTCTTCCCGGGCCCCCACATGCTCCGCACCGGCCTGTGGGAGTCGCACCGCAACCGGCCCGACCGGTACGCCAAGTCCCGCCCCCGCAGGACGCCTTACCGCAGTCTCGACCAGTGGGAGACCGCGATGAAGGAGGCGGGCCAGGAGATCGAGTTCACGCCGGTCGAGGAGGTCGCGGACTTCGTGGCCGAGGGCATCGCGGCCGGCCGTTTCTGGCTGCTTCCGGAGAGCGAGCACAGCGACCGGCAGATCAGGGCGAGGTCGCGCTCGATGCTCGACCGCGCCGACCCGGCGTACCTGGAGAACTTCATCCTGGACTGA
- a CDS encoding sterol desaturase family protein has translation MSPNLPDVVLWSIPAFVLLTVVEIVSHRIHPDDDAAGYETKDAATSITMGLGSLVFDFLWKIPIVAIYSGVYALTPLSVPILWWTIPLMLLAQDFFYYWSHRGHHVIRVLWACHVVHHSSEKFNLTTALRQPWTSLTVWPFYLPLIALGVHPAALAFCSSANLVYQFWIHTERIGKLPRPVEYVFNTPSHHRVHHASQGGYLDRNFGGILIIWDRMFGSWVAETDRPVYGLTKNIHTYNPLRVATHEYAAIARDLKAATGWRERAGRVFGGPGWQPAAPAAPEASPAVVPASDTPVPERAA, from the coding sequence ATGTCCCCGAACCTGCCCGATGTCGTGCTGTGGTCCATCCCGGCCTTCGTGCTGCTCACCGTCGTCGAGATCGTGAGCCACCGGATCCATCCCGACGACGATGCCGCCGGGTACGAGACCAAGGACGCCGCGACCAGCATCACCATGGGGCTCGGCAGCCTCGTCTTCGACTTCCTGTGGAAGATCCCCATCGTCGCGATCTACTCGGGCGTCTACGCGCTGACCCCGCTGAGCGTGCCCATCCTGTGGTGGACGATTCCGCTGATGCTCCTCGCGCAGGACTTCTTCTACTACTGGTCGCACCGCGGCCACCACGTGATCCGCGTCCTGTGGGCCTGTCACGTGGTGCACCACTCCAGCGAGAAGTTCAACCTCACCACCGCGCTCCGCCAGCCCTGGACGAGCCTGACGGTGTGGCCGTTCTACCTGCCGCTGATCGCGCTCGGCGTCCACCCGGCGGCGCTCGCGTTCTGCTCGTCGGCCAACCTGGTCTACCAGTTCTGGATCCACACGGAGCGCATCGGGAAGCTGCCGCGCCCCGTCGAGTACGTCTTCAACACGCCCTCGCACCACCGCGTGCACCACGCCTCCCAGGGCGGCTACCTCGACCGCAACTTCGGCGGCATCCTCATCATCTGGGACCGCATGTTCGGCTCCTGGGTCGCCGAGACCGACCGTCCCGTGTACGGCCTCACGAAGAACATCCACACGTACAACCCGCTGCGCGTGGCGACCCACGAGTACGCCGCCATCGCCAGGGACCTGAAGGCGGCCACCGGTTGGCGCGAGCGGGCCGGACGCGTCTTCGGAGGCCCCGGGTGGCAGCCGGCGGCCCCGGCCGCCCCCGAGGCGTCTCCGGCCGTCGTGCCCGCCTCCGACACCCCCGTCCCGGAGCGCGCCGCGTGA